From one Coriobacteriia bacterium genomic stretch:
- a CDS encoding peptide chain release factor 3, protein MSRLSDQIASRRTFAIISHPDAGKTTLTEKLLLYTGSIQTAGSVKGKSSSKHAVSDWMDIEKERGISVTSSVLQLNYEGACINILDTPGHQDFSEDTYRTLMAADAAVMVIDAAKGVEAQTKKLFKVCTLRHIPIFTFVNKLDHDSRDPFDLMEEIETVLGIGTYPMNWPIGSGRNFRGVFDRQTRHVLAFEGAGNANATKKVAEIEVELGDPKMDELIGVENHQGLSDDIELLDGAGDELDLAAVRCGKLSPVFFGSALTNFGVEPFLKEFLRLAPSPLAYTDHLTGEQVDPSTEDFSGFVFKIQANMDKNHRDRIAFVRICSGRFERGMDAWHMQGGRRLKLATGTALMADDRATVDEAFAGDVVGLFDPGIFSIGDTVCGGKLRVEYPEIPTFAPEHFARIEQVDTLKRKQFVKGMQELAQEGAVQIFRELGTGMESVIVGVVGVLQLEVLEQRLESEYHVKVRRQGLPYTEIRWIQNAPDEIDIPCLSLTRDTCRVEDMRGGKLLLFTSPWNVDWAVEHNKELRLSEFGNVTF, encoded by the coding sequence ATGTCACGCTTGTCAGACCAAATTGCCTCCCGACGCACGTTCGCCATCATCTCGCACCCCGACGCGGGCAAGACGACGCTTACCGAGAAGCTCCTGCTGTACACGGGCAGCATCCAGACGGCCGGCTCCGTCAAGGGCAAGAGCTCATCCAAGCACGCTGTGTCCGACTGGATGGACATCGAGAAGGAGCGCGGCATCTCCGTCACGTCGTCCGTGCTGCAGCTCAACTACGAGGGCGCGTGCATCAACATCCTGGACACCCCCGGCCACCAGGACTTCTCGGAGGATACGTACCGCACGCTCATGGCAGCCGACGCCGCCGTCATGGTCATCGACGCAGCCAAAGGCGTCGAGGCGCAGACGAAGAAGCTCTTCAAGGTCTGCACGCTGCGCCACATCCCCATCTTCACGTTCGTGAACAAGCTCGACCACGACTCTCGCGACCCGTTCGACCTCATGGAGGAGATCGAGACCGTCCTGGGCATCGGCACCTACCCCATGAACTGGCCCATCGGAAGCGGCCGCAACTTCCGCGGCGTGTTCGACCGCCAAACGCGGCACGTGCTCGCCTTCGAGGGCGCCGGCAACGCCAACGCCACGAAGAAGGTCGCCGAGATCGAGGTGGAGCTCGGCGACCCCAAGATGGACGAGCTCATCGGCGTCGAGAACCACCAGGGTCTCTCGGACGACATCGAGCTGCTCGACGGTGCCGGCGATGAGCTTGATCTGGCCGCCGTGCGCTGCGGCAAGCTCTCGCCCGTGTTCTTCGGCAGCGCGCTCACGAACTTCGGCGTGGAGCCGTTCCTGAAAGAGTTCCTGCGCCTGGCCCCCTCGCCGCTGGCCTACACGGACCACCTGACGGGCGAGCAGGTGGACCCGTCCACGGAGGATTTCTCGGGCTTCGTGTTCAAGATCCAGGCCAACATGGACAAGAACCACCGTGACCGCATCGCCTTCGTGCGCATCTGCTCAGGGCGCTTCGAGCGCGGCATGGACGCTTGGCACATGCAGGGAGGGCGCAGGCTCAAGCTGGCAACGGGCACCGCGCTCATGGCCGACGACCGCGCCACGGTGGACGAGGCTTTTGCGGGCGATGTCGTGGGCCTGTTCGACCCGGGCATCTTCTCCATCGGCGACACGGTATGCGGCGGGAAGCTGCGCGTGGAGTACCCGGAGATCCCCACGTTCGCGCCCGAGCACTTCGCCCGCATCGAGCAGGTGGACACGCTCAAGCGCAAGCAGTTCGTGAAGGGCATGCAGGAGCTGGCCCAGGAGGGCGCCGTGCAGATCTTCCGCGAGCTGGGCACCGGCATGGAAAGCGTCATCGTGGGCGTGGTAGGCGTGCTGCAGCTCGAGGTGCTCGAGCAACGCCTGGAGAGCGAGTACCACGTGAAGGTGCGGCGGCAGGGTCTGCCGTACACGGAGATCCGCTGGATCCAGAACGCCCCGGACGAGATCGACATCCCGTGTCTGAGCCTGACGCGCGACACCTGCCGCGTCGAGGACATGCGCGGCGGCAAGCTCCTACTGTTCACGAGCCCGTGGAACGTGGATTGGGCCGTGGAGCATAACAAGGAGCTCAGGCTCTCGGAGTTCGGCAACGTGACGTTTTAG
- a CDS encoding type II toxin-antitoxin system RelB/DinJ family antitoxin — translation MATSTLTIRVDDDLKREAAEVADYYGLDLSSVTRAFYKQMVNTRRIPLTFAPEEPNEESLEAIREGEAFLASGREGHFANGADLVAAAMA, via the coding sequence ATGGCTACCTCAACGTTGACCATTCGTGTTGATGACGACCTGAAGCGCGAAGCTGCCGAGGTGGCGGATTATTACGGTCTTGACCTTTCGTCCGTTACGCGCGCGTTCTACAAGCAGATGGTAAATACTCGCCGCATTCCCCTGACGTTTGCGCCGGAAGAGCCCAATGAAGAGAGTCTTGAGGCCATTCGCGAAGGCGAGGCTTTCCTTGCCTCTGGCAGGGAGGGACACTTTGCGAATGGTGCCGATCTCGTTGCAGCGGCGATGGCGTAA
- a CDS encoding type II toxin-antitoxin system YafQ family toxin, whose protein sequence is MGRLTADFSTSFSRDLKKNARRRSWNLADLQKLIDLVLENTPEAIETLKRRHNMHRLSGSWKGRNECHVANSGDWLVIWSSNDRVAFFERTGSHDELFK, encoded by the coding sequence ATGGGGAGGCTCACGGCTGATTTTTCGACTAGTTTCTCTCGAGATCTCAAAAAGAACGCGCGCCGTCGTAGCTGGAATCTGGCTGACCTGCAAAAGTTAATCGACTTGGTGTTGGAGAACACACCTGAGGCTATAGAAACGCTCAAACGTCGGCATAACATGCATCGTTTGTCTGGCAGCTGGAAGGGACGAAACGAGTGCCATGTCGCTAATTCCGGAGACTGGCTGGTTATCTGGTCGAGCAATGACCGGGTGGCCTTCTTCGAGCGAACTGGTAGCCATGATGAGCTATTTAAATAG